The stretch of DNA GTTCGGGATTGCGGGAATGACAAATAACCGCAGTTTATACACGGGCTCTGATTATCCTCAAACGCACAACAGCCTCTTATCCATGTGCATCGGCCCAGTTATCCGCAACGCCGATATCCACCCTGAGGGGCACTGAAAGTTCTGCTGCTGCCTCCATCCCCTCCCTGACGATCTCCCTCACCACTTCCAGTTCATCCACCTTCACCTCAAAGAGGAGTTCATCATGGACCTGGAGGATCATCCTGCTCTCAACCGAGCCCTCCTTAAGCCTCCCGGAGATCCCTATCATGGCCCTCTTGATTATGTCTGCAGCAGACCCCTGTATCGGGGTATTCATTGCAAGACGCTCCCCGAGGGCCTGCTTCTGTTTGTTAGGATTCCCCAGCTCG from bacterium BMS3Abin08 encodes:
- the polA gene encoding DNA polymerase I; the encoded protein is MREYFDRIIDEAKKLGYVRTLFGRKREIPELGNPNKQKQALGERLAMNTPIQGSAADIIKRAMIGISGRLKEGSVESRMILQVHDELLFEVKVDELEVVREIVREGMEAAAELSVPLRVDIGVADNWADAHG